One Oncorhynchus nerka isolate Pitt River linkage group LG5, Oner_Uvic_2.0, whole genome shotgun sequence genomic window carries:
- the LOC115120322 gene encoding ribose-phosphate pyrophosphokinase 1-like isoform X4, translating into MPNIKIFSGSSHRELSHKIADRLGMELGKVVTKKFSNQETCVEIGESVRGEDVYIVQSGCGEINDNLMELLIMINACKIASASRVTAVIPCFPYARQDKKDKSRAPISAKLVANMLSVSGADHIITMDLHASQIQGFFDIPVDNLYAEPAVLKWIKENIAEWKTCTIVSPDAGGAKRVTSIADRLNVDFALIHKERKRANEVDRMVLVGDVTDRVAILVDDMADTCGTICHAADKLISAGATKVYAILTHGIFSGPAISRINNACFEAVVVTNTIPQEEKMKTCPKIQVIDISMILAEAIRRTHNGESVSYLFSHVPL; encoded by the exons ATGCCGAACATTAAGATATTTAGCGGTAGCTCCCATCGGGAACTGTCTCACAAAATCGCCGATCGTCTTGGGATGGAACTCGGGAAGGTTGTGACCAAGAAATTCAGCAATCAAGAAACATG TGTTGAGATCGGAGAGAGTGTCCGTGGAGAGGATGTCTACATCGTACAGAGCGGATGTGGGGAGATCAATGATAATCTGATGGAGCTGCTGATTATGATCAATGCGTGTAAAATCGCCTCGGCCTCCCGGGTCACAGCCGTCATCCCCTGCTTCCCCTACGCACGGCAGGACAAGAAGGACAAG AGTCGGGCGCCCATCTCAGCCAAGCTGGTGGCTAACATGCTGTCTGTGTCTGGGGCTGACCACATCATCACTATGGACCTCCACGCCTCACAGATCCAG GGTTTCTTCGACATCCCGGTGGATAACCTGTATGCTGAGCCTGCTGTACTGAAGTGGATCAAGGAGAACATCGCAGAGTGGAAGACCTGCACCATCGTCTCTCCAGACGCAGGGGGAGCCAAGAG AGTGACGTCCATAGCGGACAGACTCAACGTGGACTTTGCTCTGAttcacaaagagagaaagagggccaACGAGGTGGATCGCATGGTGCTGGTCGGGGACGTCACGGACCGGGTAGCCATCTTGGTGGATGACATGGCAGACACCTGTGGTACTATCTGTCACGCGGCCGACAA GCTGATCTCAGCTGGTGCTACCAAGGTGTATGCCATCCTGACCCACGGTATCTTCTCTGGCCCGGCCATCTCCCGCATCAACAACGCCTGCTTCGAGGCCGTGGTCGTCACCAACACTATCCCTCAGGAGGAGAAGATGAAGACCTGTCCTAAGAtacag GTGATTGACATCTCTATGATCCTGGCTGAGGCCATCCGCAGGACCCACAACGGGGAATCTGTTTCCTACCTCTTCAGCCACGTCCCCTTgtaa
- the LOC115120322 gene encoding ribose-phosphate pyrophosphokinase 1-like isoform X2 produces MPNIKIFSGSSHRELSHKIADRLGMELGKVVTKKFSNQETCVEIGESVRGEDVYIVQSGCGEINDNLMELLIMINACKIASASRVTAVIPCFPYARQDKKDKSRAPISAKLVANMLSVSGADHIITMDLHASQIQGFFDIPVDNLYAEPAVLKWIKENIAEWKTCTIVSPDAGGAKRVTSIADRLNVDFALIHKERKRANEVDRMVLVGDVTDRVAILVDDMADTCGTICHAADKYIWRFYITTHSFLRRYCPSTLRLISAGATKVYAILTHGIFSGPAISRINNACFEAVVVTNTIPQEEKMKTCPKIQVIDISMILAEAIRRTHNGESVSYLFSHVPL; encoded by the exons ATGCCGAACATTAAGATATTTAGCGGTAGCTCCCATCGGGAACTGTCTCACAAAATCGCCGATCGTCTTGGGATGGAACTCGGGAAGGTTGTGACCAAGAAATTCAGCAATCAAGAAACATG TGTTGAGATCGGAGAGAGTGTCCGTGGAGAGGATGTCTACATCGTACAGAGCGGATGTGGGGAGATCAATGATAATCTGATGGAGCTGCTGATTATGATCAATGCGTGTAAAATCGCCTCGGCCTCCCGGGTCACAGCCGTCATCCCCTGCTTCCCCTACGCACGGCAGGACAAGAAGGACAAG AGTCGGGCGCCCATCTCAGCCAAGCTGGTGGCTAACATGCTGTCTGTGTCTGGGGCTGACCACATCATCACTATGGACCTCCACGCCTCACAGATCCAG GGTTTCTTCGACATCCCGGTGGATAACCTGTATGCTGAGCCTGCTGTACTGAAGTGGATCAAGGAGAACATCGCAGAGTGGAAGACCTGCACCATCGTCTCTCCAGACGCAGGGGGAGCCAAGAG AGTGACGTCCATAGCGGACAGACTCAACGTGGACTTTGCTCTGAttcacaaagagagaaagagggccaACGAGGTGGATCGCATGGTGCTGGTCGGGGACGTCACGGACCGGGTAGCCATCTTGGTGGATGACATGGCAGACACCTGTGGTACTATCTGTCACGCGGCCGACAA GTACATTTGGAGGTTCTATATTACCACACACAGTTTCTTAAGGAGATACTGTCCCTCCACCCTCAGGCTGATCTCAGCTGGTGCTACCAAGGTGTATGCCATCCTGACCCACGGTATCTTCTCTGGCCCGGCCATCTCCCGCATCAACAACGCCTGCTTCGAGGCCGTGGTCGTCACCAACACTATCCCTCAGGAGGAGAAGATGAAGACCTGTCCTAAGAtacag GTGATTGACATCTCTATGATCCTGGCTGAGGCCATCCGCAGGACCCACAACGGGGAATCTGTTTCCTACCTCTTCAGCCACGTCCCCTTgtaa
- the LOC115120322 gene encoding ribose-phosphate pyrophosphokinase 1-like isoform X3 codes for MPNIKIFSGSSHRELSHKIADRLGMELGKVVTKKFSNQETCVEIGESVRGEDVYIVQSGCGEINDNLMELLIMINACKIASASRVTAVIPCFPYARQDKKDKVGSRAPISAKLVANMLSVSGADHIITMDLHASQIQGFFDIPVDNLYAEPAVLKWIKENIAEWKTCTIVSPDAGGAKRVTSIADRLNVDFALIHKERKRANEVDRMVLVGDVTDRVAILVDDMADTCGTICHAADKLISAGATKVYAILTHGIFSGPAISRINNACFEAVVVTNTIPQEEKMKTCPKIQVIDISMILAEAIRRTHNGESVSYLFSHVPL; via the exons ATGCCGAACATTAAGATATTTAGCGGTAGCTCCCATCGGGAACTGTCTCACAAAATCGCCGATCGTCTTGGGATGGAACTCGGGAAGGTTGTGACCAAGAAATTCAGCAATCAAGAAACATG TGTTGAGATCGGAGAGAGTGTCCGTGGAGAGGATGTCTACATCGTACAGAGCGGATGTGGGGAGATCAATGATAATCTGATGGAGCTGCTGATTATGATCAATGCGTGTAAAATCGCCTCGGCCTCCCGGGTCACAGCCGTCATCCCCTGCTTCCCCTACGCACGGCAGGACAAGAAGGACAAGGTGGGG AGTCGGGCGCCCATCTCAGCCAAGCTGGTGGCTAACATGCTGTCTGTGTCTGGGGCTGACCACATCATCACTATGGACCTCCACGCCTCACAGATCCAG GGTTTCTTCGACATCCCGGTGGATAACCTGTATGCTGAGCCTGCTGTACTGAAGTGGATCAAGGAGAACATCGCAGAGTGGAAGACCTGCACCATCGTCTCTCCAGACGCAGGGGGAGCCAAGAG AGTGACGTCCATAGCGGACAGACTCAACGTGGACTTTGCTCTGAttcacaaagagagaaagagggccaACGAGGTGGATCGCATGGTGCTGGTCGGGGACGTCACGGACCGGGTAGCCATCTTGGTGGATGACATGGCAGACACCTGTGGTACTATCTGTCACGCGGCCGACAA GCTGATCTCAGCTGGTGCTACCAAGGTGTATGCCATCCTGACCCACGGTATCTTCTCTGGCCCGGCCATCTCCCGCATCAACAACGCCTGCTTCGAGGCCGTGGTCGTCACCAACACTATCCCTCAGGAGGAGAAGATGAAGACCTGTCCTAAGAtacag GTGATTGACATCTCTATGATCCTGGCTGAGGCCATCCGCAGGACCCACAACGGGGAATCTGTTTCCTACCTCTTCAGCCACGTCCCCTTgtaa
- the LOC115120322 gene encoding ribose-phosphate pyrophosphokinase 1-like isoform X1, with protein MPNIKIFSGSSHRELSHKIADRLGMELGKVVTKKFSNQETCVEIGESVRGEDVYIVQSGCGEINDNLMELLIMINACKIASASRVTAVIPCFPYARQDKKDKVGSRAPISAKLVANMLSVSGADHIITMDLHASQIQGFFDIPVDNLYAEPAVLKWIKENIAEWKTCTIVSPDAGGAKRVTSIADRLNVDFALIHKERKRANEVDRMVLVGDVTDRVAILVDDMADTCGTICHAADKYIWRFYITTHSFLRRYCPSTLRLISAGATKVYAILTHGIFSGPAISRINNACFEAVVVTNTIPQEEKMKTCPKIQVIDISMILAEAIRRTHNGESVSYLFSHVPL; from the exons ATGCCGAACATTAAGATATTTAGCGGTAGCTCCCATCGGGAACTGTCTCACAAAATCGCCGATCGTCTTGGGATGGAACTCGGGAAGGTTGTGACCAAGAAATTCAGCAATCAAGAAACATG TGTTGAGATCGGAGAGAGTGTCCGTGGAGAGGATGTCTACATCGTACAGAGCGGATGTGGGGAGATCAATGATAATCTGATGGAGCTGCTGATTATGATCAATGCGTGTAAAATCGCCTCGGCCTCCCGGGTCACAGCCGTCATCCCCTGCTTCCCCTACGCACGGCAGGACAAGAAGGACAAGGTGGGG AGTCGGGCGCCCATCTCAGCCAAGCTGGTGGCTAACATGCTGTCTGTGTCTGGGGCTGACCACATCATCACTATGGACCTCCACGCCTCACAGATCCAG GGTTTCTTCGACATCCCGGTGGATAACCTGTATGCTGAGCCTGCTGTACTGAAGTGGATCAAGGAGAACATCGCAGAGTGGAAGACCTGCACCATCGTCTCTCCAGACGCAGGGGGAGCCAAGAG AGTGACGTCCATAGCGGACAGACTCAACGTGGACTTTGCTCTGAttcacaaagagagaaagagggccaACGAGGTGGATCGCATGGTGCTGGTCGGGGACGTCACGGACCGGGTAGCCATCTTGGTGGATGACATGGCAGACACCTGTGGTACTATCTGTCACGCGGCCGACAA GTACATTTGGAGGTTCTATATTACCACACACAGTTTCTTAAGGAGATACTGTCCCTCCACCCTCAGGCTGATCTCAGCTGGTGCTACCAAGGTGTATGCCATCCTGACCCACGGTATCTTCTCTGGCCCGGCCATCTCCCGCATCAACAACGCCTGCTTCGAGGCCGTGGTCGTCACCAACACTATCCCTCAGGAGGAGAAGATGAAGACCTGTCCTAAGAtacag GTGATTGACATCTCTATGATCCTGGCTGAGGCCATCCGCAGGACCCACAACGGGGAATCTGTTTCCTACCTCTTCAGCCACGTCCCCTTgtaa
- the LOC115120322 gene encoding ribose-phosphate pyrophosphokinase 1-like isoform X5 encodes MELLIMINACKIASASRVTAVIPCFPYARQDKKDKVGSRAPISAKLVANMLSVSGADHIITMDLHASQIQGFFDIPVDNLYAEPAVLKWIKENIAEWKTCTIVSPDAGGAKRVTSIADRLNVDFALIHKERKRANEVDRMVLVGDVTDRVAILVDDMADTCGTICHAADKYIWRFYITTHSFLRRYCPSTLRLISAGATKVYAILTHGIFSGPAISRINNACFEAVVVTNTIPQEEKMKTCPKIQVIDISMILAEAIRRTHNGESVSYLFSHVPL; translated from the exons ATGGAGCTGCTGATTATGATCAATGCGTGTAAAATCGCCTCGGCCTCCCGGGTCACAGCCGTCATCCCCTGCTTCCCCTACGCACGGCAGGACAAGAAGGACAAGGTGGGG AGTCGGGCGCCCATCTCAGCCAAGCTGGTGGCTAACATGCTGTCTGTGTCTGGGGCTGACCACATCATCACTATGGACCTCCACGCCTCACAGATCCAG GGTTTCTTCGACATCCCGGTGGATAACCTGTATGCTGAGCCTGCTGTACTGAAGTGGATCAAGGAGAACATCGCAGAGTGGAAGACCTGCACCATCGTCTCTCCAGACGCAGGGGGAGCCAAGAG AGTGACGTCCATAGCGGACAGACTCAACGTGGACTTTGCTCTGAttcacaaagagagaaagagggccaACGAGGTGGATCGCATGGTGCTGGTCGGGGACGTCACGGACCGGGTAGCCATCTTGGTGGATGACATGGCAGACACCTGTGGTACTATCTGTCACGCGGCCGACAA GTACATTTGGAGGTTCTATATTACCACACACAGTTTCTTAAGGAGATACTGTCCCTCCACCCTCAGGCTGATCTCAGCTGGTGCTACCAAGGTGTATGCCATCCTGACCCACGGTATCTTCTCTGGCCCGGCCATCTCCCGCATCAACAACGCCTGCTTCGAGGCCGTGGTCGTCACCAACACTATCCCTCAGGAGGAGAAGATGAAGACCTGTCCTAAGAtacag GTGATTGACATCTCTATGATCCTGGCTGAGGCCATCCGCAGGACCCACAACGGGGAATCTGTTTCCTACCTCTTCAGCCACGTCCCCTTgtaa